In Dermacentor silvarum isolate Dsil-2018 chromosome 2, BIME_Dsil_1.4, whole genome shotgun sequence, the following proteins share a genomic window:
- the LOC125942991 gene encoding piggyBac transposable element-derived protein 2-like → MSRKKIHEIPCSSFYSRKDPQTLNDVLNRVDAGEDVPSVVTILPPDNYAAAVTDEESGDEECTNMDHLPGSTLRAEVVDSCSEPSDSENEEEPPSKLKKRHVKWDKRDLNSSFPVGDSCEQDSAERAPLTPVEAFEKFFDEEVVNLLVESTNTYAQQKNRSLNVNAGEMKCFLGILLLSGCVPVPRRRMLWENSRDSHNELVANSMRRDRFEAIFTNLHVADNSNLVQEDKFTKLRPLFRLLNERFLLYAPLLDCFSIDESMCEYFGKHGCKQFMKGKPIRFGYKLWCICTPLGYLLSVEPYQGKYGVNIADKNKLGLGGSVVTEMVTRMKAKLQYCFHVFFDNFFSSLKLVRTLSTMGVKCTGTVRDNRIENCPILTQKQMKNKARGFYDYRVDAESEILVCRWKDNSTVTVVSNAHGLEPQLMVKRYSRENRSTIMVEQPFLISKYNANMGGVDRLDQNISKYRTAIRGKKWYSSLLTYLLDACVNNAFQLYRRGTDKTELLTFRRTVAIAYMKSYGSKPLRGRSRQSVLEAQSRFDRTDHIVIPQERQTRCAHCHGKTTTRCEKCDIGVHVKCFKLYHSTK, encoded by the exons ATGTCACGAAAGAAAAT TCATGAGATTCCCTGCAGTTCATTTTATTCAAGAAAAGACCCGCAAACGCTCAACGACGTTTTGAATCGTGTGGACGCTGGCGAAGATGTGCCTTCAGTTGTGACCATTCTTCCGCCCGACAATTACGCTGCGGCTGTGACAGATGAAGAGAGCGGTGACGAGGAATGCACCAACATGGACCATCTACCAGGGAGCACTCTTCGGGCCGAAGTCGTGGACTCCTGTTCGGAGCCAAGTGACAGCGAGAACGAGGAGGAGCCGCCATCTAAACTGAAGAAACGTCATGTCAAGTGGGATAAACGTGACTTGAACTCAAGCTTCCCAGTTGGTGACTCGTGTGAGCAGGATTCCGCCGAACGAGCACCGCTAACTCCAGTAGAGGCATTTGAAAAATTTTTCGATGAAGAAGTCGTCAACCTGCTTGTTGAAAGCACCAACACCTATGCACAACAGAAGAATAGGTCGCTGAACGTGAATGCTGGTGAGATGAAATGTTTTCTCGGCATTTTACTACTTAGTGGTTGTGTACCAGTTCCAAGGCGTCGAATGTTGTGGGAAAACTCACGTGATTCTCACAATGAGCTCGTCGCGAACTCCATGAGGCGTGACCGATTTGAAGCCATCTTCACAAACCTACACGTGGCTGACAACAGCAACTTAGTCCAAGAAGATAAATTCACAAAACTGCGACCACTGTTTAGGCTGTTGAATGAGCGGTTCTTGTTGTATGCTCCTTTACTTGATTGCTTCAGCATTGATGAAAGCATGTGCGAGTATTTCGGAAAACATGGATGCAAGCAATTTATGAAAGGGAAGCCTATCCGTTTTGGCTACAAACTGTGGTGCATTTGCACCCCACTGGGCTACTTGCTATCCGTTGAGCCCTATCAAGGGAAGTACGGCGTCAACATTGCCGATAAGAACAAGCTCGGCCTAGGAGGATCTGTTGTCACAGAAATGGTCACCAGGATGAAAGCAAAGCTCCAATATTGTTTTCATGTGTTTTTCGACAACTTCTTTTCAAGTCTAAAGCTAGTTCGAACGCTTTCGACAATGGGTGTGAAGTGCACAGGCACCGTGCGAGATAACCGCATAGAAAACTGCCCCATCCTCACGCAGAAGCAAATGAAAAACAAGGCTAGAGGCTTCTACGACTACAGAGTCGACGCCGAATCGGAAATTTTGGTATGCCGTTGGAAGGACAATAGCACGGTTACCGTGGTGTCAAATGCGCATGGGCTTGAACCAcagctaatggtgaaaaggtaTTCCAGAGAAAACAGATCCACGATCATGGTGGAGCAGCCTTTTTTGATTTCCAAATACAATGCCAACATGGGAGGCGTTGACCGACTGGATCAGAATATTTCAAAGTACCGCACTGCCATTCGAGGAAAAAAGTGGTACTCATCACTACTGACGTATCTTCTTGATGCATGTGTGAACAATGCATTCCAATTATACAGAAGAGGAACTGACAAAACGGAGCTCCTCACTTTTCGCAGGACTGTAGCGATAGCGTACATGAAGAGCTATGGCTCCAAGCCATTGCGTGGGAGAAGCCGCCAATCTGTGCTGGAAGCGCAAAGCCGATTTGACCGCACTGACCACATAGTAATCCCTCAAGAGAGGCAAACAAGGTGCGCTCATTGCCATGGCAAGACCACCACACGGTGTGAAAAATGTGACATCGGAGTGCATGTCAAATGCTTCAAGTTGTACCATTCAACTAAGTAG